TCGCACAGGCGGAAGACGCTGTGGGTCTTCGACGCCACGGCGAACAGCGTCATCTCCGGCCGGCCCACGATCGTCAACCCGTCGATGGCGCCGATTCCGGCCGCGAACCGGTCGGCCATCGCGGCGAGCCTGCGCGCGATCGCCCGGTAGCCGGCGCGGCCCAGGTAGTGCAGCATCGCCCAGGTCGCGGCCATGGGCCCGCACGACTTGCTGCTGAGGATGGTCGGGTTGATGACCGCGTATCCCGGCCACGCCGAGTGGGTGAAGATCTGGTAGCGGCGCAGCTCCGGGGTTCGGTACAGCACGACCGACGCCCCCTTCGGGCACAAGGCGTACTTATGGAAGTCCATCGATATGGACGTCACCCCGGGCACGGAGAAGTCGAAGGGGGTGACGTCGCGGCCGAGCTCGCGAAAAAACGGCAGGAGAAACCCGCCAATGCACGCATCGACGTGCAGAAGGAGGCCGCGGTCGCGCGCGAGCGCCGCGATGTCGGGGATCGGATCGACCGCGCCGTGGGCGTAGCCGGGCGCCGAGGCGACGACGAGGGCGGTGCGGTGGCCGATCGCGGCCGCCATCGCGGCGACGTCGGCGCGGCAGGTGCGCGGATCGACCGGCGTGACGACCGCCTCGACATCGAAGTAGTGGGCCGCCTTGAAGAAACACGGGTGGGCGGTGGCCGGCAACACCATTTGCGGCCGCTCGATGCCGCGCTCGGCCCGCGCCCAGTCGCGCGCCGTCTTGACCGCGAGCAGGACGCTTTCCGTACCACCGCTGGTGAAGTTGCCGGTGACGTCGCCGTCGCCGCCGAGGTGGTGCGCCGCCATGGCGACGATCTCCGTCTCGAGGGCCAGCGCGCTGCGGACGACGGTCGGGTCGAGCGCGTTGTCCCACAGAAACGCCTGGTACGCGCGCTCGGCCACCGCCGCGGCGTCGTCGTCGGGGTGGAACACGAACGCCAGCGCGCCACCGCCGCGGGTGTCGAAGTCGCCGCGTTTGTGGGCCATGAGGTCGGCGAGGACGGCGTCGCGCGCGCGCCCAACTTCGGGAATGTCCATGGGGTTCGCCTCCGCTGCAGTGAATCCGAGTTATTGCTCGGATTTTGCGCGGGACCCGGGCCGCCGCGCAAGCCAAAACGGCGCGTGGACGCGGGGCGCTCCGCCGCGGTCGGCGGCGGCCGGGCGGCGGCCGCCGCCTGCGCGTGTTGCGGGCCGCGGGCCGCCTATGGCGTGCGCTTGGCCTTCGTCGGCAAAAACAGGGACACGCCGACGCCCGCGAAGAAGTGGTTGAGGAACCGGTCGTCGTCGCCGGTCACCGCCAGGTCGGCGTCGAAGTCGAGTCCCGAGGGGTTGTCCTGGAACCAGTAGTCGCGGAAGGCCAGATCGACCGCCACCCACTCATTGACGAACAGGTGGACGCCTCCGGCGAAGTACAGCCCGACCCGCGTGCCGTCGTTGAGCGGGTCGTCGTTGTTCGGGTCCCGATCGGGCGGGATGTTGTTGTCGAGATCCCCTTTGGGGTGCGGGTCGGGATTGAACGAACAGCACGAGTTGTCGAGTTTCGCGAAGGCGACGCCGCCGCTGAAGTAGAAGTCGAACGCGATGAATGCCTTCGCGAATGCCGCCAGCTTGCCGTACCACGGCGTCCAGTTGACGTATGCGGCGCCGTGCAGCTTGATGTCGTTGAGGTGCTCCTTGAACTCGGTGCGCGTCGGCGTCGGATCGCCGTCCGGGTAGGTGTCCTCCAGCGTGTCCAATATGCGCGTGGTCAACCCGGTGTTGACGCTGGTGCCGAACACGCCGACGGCGCCGAACGACCACATGTCCGACAGGTGGTATTCGGCCTTCAGGCCGCCGCCAATCGTGTGCTTGAAGTCGGCGTTGATCGATGTCTCGAACAGCGGCGACACCTCGAAGCGCTGCTTGACGAGCAGGATCCGGTGGCGCACCGCGGGCTGCCCGTCGAGGGGG
This genomic stretch from Deltaproteobacteria bacterium harbors:
- a CDS encoding outer membrane beta-barrel domain-containing protein, whose product is MKNLASLLCAIAVSAAVAAVPADALADRKSPLDGQPAVRHRILLVKQRFEVSPLFETSINADFKHTIGGGLKAEYHLSDMWSFGAVGVFGTSVNTGLTTRILDTLEDTYPDGDPTPTRTEFKEHLNDIKLHGAAYVNWTPWYGKLAAFAKAFIAFDFYFSGGVAFAKLDNSCCSFNPDPHPKGDLDNNIPPDRDPNNDDPLNDGTRVGLYFAGGVHLFVNEWVAVDLAFRDYWFQDNPSGLDFDADLAVTGDDDRFLNHFFAGVGVSLFLPTKAKRTP
- a CDS encoding aspartate aminotransferase family protein; this encodes MDIPEVGRARDAVLADLMAHKRGDFDTRGGGALAFVFHPDDDAAAVAERAYQAFLWDNALDPTVVRSALALETEIVAMAAHHLGGDGDVTGNFTSGGTESVLLAVKTARDWARAERGIERPQMVLPATAHPCFFKAAHYFDVEAVVTPVDPRTCRADVAAMAAAIGHRTALVVASAPGYAHGAVDPIPDIAALARDRGLLLHVDACIGGFLLPFFRELGRDVTPFDFSVPGVTSISMDFHKYALCPKGASVVLYRTPELRRYQIFTHSAWPGYAVINPTILSSKSCGPMAATWAMLHYLGRAGYRAIARRLAAMADRFAAGIGAIDGLTIVGRPEMTLFAVASKTHSVFRLCDEMKRRGWLMHPQLSTDTLPATFHVNLTPAVESRLDAWLADLADACAAAPDAGDDALSAVRAALSAVDFAKLDDRGIEQLLAMAGLGGGRAPSDRLGQVWELLDPLPSDVRNRVLTLYYNQLNRYRPPA